A genomic window from Flavobacterium azooxidireducens includes:
- a CDS encoding DUF3078 domain-containing protein, with protein sequence MRKIVIALSLMFGLHTFAQQEVVKSVEEVVKAVNDTTRTKGWIKKGNISFLFNQSTFDNWVAGGENNISGNLGLNYDFNYKSDDWSWDNKVIASYGIVKTKNSEFEKKTDDRFEFNSLAGKRAGGYWYYSAFLNFRTQFTKGFVYGTDENGREIRTENTNFMSPGYLTFGPDMMWKKSDNFKFNLAPLSSKFTFVDKDYTSVPGYVDGSYFGVDEGKSMRYELGFYAAGYYKFNLFENVSAENILSLYSNYLEDPQNVDVDYQLNIVMTINKFLSTNLSFQTIYDDNAFRGFQTRQVLGVGVNYGF encoded by the coding sequence ATGAGAAAAATAGTAATAGCATTAAGTTTGATGTTTGGCTTACACACTTTTGCTCAACAAGAAGTTGTAAAAAGTGTTGAAGAAGTAGTAAAAGCAGTAAACGATACTACACGAACCAAAGGTTGGATCAAAAAAGGGAACATCTCTTTCTTATTCAATCAATCTACTTTTGACAATTGGGTTGCCGGTGGTGAAAATAATATTTCAGGAAATCTAGGACTAAATTATGATTTCAATTACAAAAGCGACGACTGGTCTTGGGACAACAAAGTAATTGCTTCCTACGGAATCGTAAAAACCAAAAATTCAGAATTCGAAAAGAAAACCGACGACCGTTTCGAGTTCAATTCCCTTGCCGGAAAAAGAGCAGGAGGATATTGGTATTATTCAGCATTTTTAAACTTCAGAACGCAATTCACAAAAGGTTTTGTTTACGGAACCGATGAAAACGGCCGAGAAATAAGAACCGAAAACACCAACTTTATGTCACCGGGTTACCTCACTTTTGGTCCGGATATGATGTGGAAAAAAAGCGATAATTTCAAATTCAATTTAGCTCCGCTATCTTCAAAATTCACATTTGTAGATAAAGATTATACTTCTGTTCCGGGTTATGTTGATGGAAGTTATTTTGGTGTAGATGAAGGAAAATCAATGCGTTACGAACTCGGTTTCTATGCAGCCGGCTACTACAAATTCAATTTATTCGAAAACGTTTCTGCCGAAAATATCCTAAGTTTATATTCCAATTATTTAGAAGATCCGCAAAATGTGGACGTTGATTATCAGTTAAATATCGTGATGACCATCAATAAATTTCTATCCACCAATTTGTCATTCCAAACCATTTATGACGACAACGCATTTCGCGGATTCCAAACCCGTCAAGTGTTGGGAGTTGGCGTGAATTACGGATTTTAA
- a CDS encoding serine hydrolase domain-containing protein → MKKFFKFLGIAILLFIIYIGITTYPKLDIVSGFSAKSVASGHFIDGRSLQIIESGDNDIETVRLAKNEIDDEGKFAVSSAFGLKKRKAIYREGLGATLINDDFDETKPYLVPKRTKVETNLPFPYGNLEPKDSIFPEVNYMKLNTAVANAFDSKGEINKRTRALLVIYKDKIIAENYEIGFSKNTKFLGWSMTKSITATYFGILQKQGKIDINKPAPVKEWANDSRSKITLHNLIQMNSGLEWEEDYGKISDVTKMLFLADDMAKIQLEKPATFAPNTHWNYSSGTTNLLSGILRRQFQNHQDYLNFWYASLIDKIGMHSMLIEPDMAGNYVGSSYGWATARDWAKFGLLYLHEGNWNGEQLFDKSWAKYVATPTPTSNGEYGGHFWLNAGGKYPDVPKDMYFCGGFQGQKVIIIPSKELVIVRFGLTEDEDFDFNGMMRGIISSLKK, encoded by the coding sequence ATGAAAAAATTCTTCAAATTTCTTGGTATTGCTATTTTATTGTTCATCATTTATATTGGAATAACAACCTATCCAAAATTGGATATTGTTTCCGGTTTTTCAGCAAAAAGTGTGGCTTCCGGTCATTTTATTGATGGACGATCGCTCCAAATTATTGAAAGTGGTGATAATGATATAGAAACTGTACGATTAGCTAAAAACGAAATTGATGATGAAGGAAAATTTGCTGTTTCTTCCGCTTTTGGATTGAAAAAAAGAAAAGCCATTTACCGAGAAGGTTTGGGTGCCACTTTGATAAATGATGATTTTGATGAAACAAAACCGTATTTGGTTCCGAAACGAACAAAAGTTGAAACGAATTTACCTTTTCCGTATGGAAATTTAGAACCAAAAGATTCAATTTTTCCGGAAGTGAATTATATGAAACTAAATACTGCTGTTGCAAATGCATTTGATAGTAAAGGCGAAATAAACAAGCGAACAAGAGCTCTTTTAGTGATTTATAAAGATAAAATCATTGCTGAGAATTACGAAATTGGCTTTTCTAAAAATACTAAATTCTTAGGTTGGTCGATGACAAAAAGTATCACGGCAACTTATTTTGGAATTTTACAAAAGCAAGGCAAAATTGACATTAATAAACCTGCTCCAGTGAAAGAATGGGCAAATGATTCTCGATCGAAAATTACGTTGCATAATTTGATTCAAATGAATTCCGGTTTGGAATGGGAAGAAGATTATGGGAAAATATCGGATGTAACGAAAATGCTTTTTTTAGCGGATGATATGGCGAAAATTCAATTGGAAAAACCGGCTACTTTTGCACCGAATACACATTGGAATTATTCTTCGGGAACAACGAATTTGCTGTCGGGAATTTTGCGAAGACAATTTCAAAATCATCAGGATTATTTGAATTTTTGGTATGCTTCGTTGATTGATAAAATCGGCATGCATTCGATGTTGATTGAACCGGATATGGCAGGGAATTATGTAGGTTCTTCGTATGGATGGGCAACGGCTCGTGATTGGGCGAAATTTGGTTTGCTTTATTTGCACGAAGGCAATTGGAATGGTGAGCAACTATTTGATAAAAGTTGGGCGAAGTATGTGGCGACTCCTACACCCACTTCTAACGGAGAATATGGTGGACATTTTTGGTTAAATGCCGGTGGAAAATATCCTGATGTTCCGAAAGATATGTATTTCTGCGGCGGATTTCAAGGTCAGAAAGTGATTATTATTCCTTCCAAAGAATTGGTGATTGTTCGGTTTGGTTTGACGGAAGATGAGGATTTTGATTTTAATGGGATGATGAGGGGAATAATTTCAAGTTTAAAAAAGTAA
- a CDS encoding SufE family protein, producing MTIKEIQDEIVDEFSMFDDWMQRYEYIIELGKTLPLIDEKYKTEENIIKGCQSKVWLQGEENDGKITFTADSDAILTKGIIAILIRTFSNQKPSAILEANTDFIDEIGLKEHLSPTRANGLVSMIKQIKMYALAFEAKN from the coding sequence ATGACAATTAAAGAAATACAAGACGAAATCGTTGACGAGTTTTCGATGTTTGATGATTGGATGCAACGCTACGAATACATCATCGAACTCGGGAAAACATTGCCGTTGATTGATGAAAAATATAAAACCGAAGAAAACATCATCAAAGGATGCCAATCAAAAGTATGGTTGCAAGGTGAAGAAAATGACGGAAAAATTACGTTCACAGCCGATAGCGATGCCATTTTAACCAAAGGAATCATTGCTATTTTAATCCGAACATTTTCCAACCAAAAACCATCCGCCATTTTAGAAGCCAATACTGATTTTATTGATGAAATAGGATTGAAAGAACATTTGTCTCCCACACGAGCAAACGGTTTAGTATCTATGATAAAGCAGATAAAAATGTATGCGTTAGCTTTTGAAGCGAAGAATTAA
- a CDS encoding DUF2480 family protein, which yields MNEIINKVANSTLLVFDLEDFYPTGIRTQIDIAQWLEEGFLLKENNFREELKNHDWSHYQNHFVAIHCSTDAILPAWATILVTVHLQPFAKKIILGKKEEIDTLLYSEILQQIDYSIYQGKPVILKGCSKKPVPESAYIFAIQNLQKVAKSVMFGEACSAVPLFKASK from the coding sequence ATGAACGAAATCATCAACAAAGTAGCCAATTCAACCCTTTTAGTATTCGATTTGGAAGATTTTTATCCAACCGGAATTCGAACACAAATTGATATTGCTCAATGGCTCGAAGAAGGATTTTTATTAAAAGAAAACAACTTCCGTGAGGAATTAAAAAACCACGATTGGTCACACTATCAAAACCATTTCGTGGCAATTCATTGTTCTACCGATGCCATTTTACCGGCCTGGGCAACTATTTTAGTTACGGTTCATCTTCAGCCGTTTGCTAAAAAAATCATCTTAGGCAAAAAAGAAGAAATCGACACCTTATTATATAGTGAAATTCTGCAACAAATCGATTATTCCATTTACCAAGGAAAACCGGTTATTCTAAAAGGATGTTCCAAAAAGCCGGTTCCGGAATCAGCCTATATTTTTGCTATTCAAAATCTACAAAAAGTAGCCAAAAGTGTTATGTTTGGCGAAGCTTGCTCGGCAGTACCATTATTCAAAGCATCAAAATAG
- a CDS encoding SUF system Fe-S cluster assembly protein yields MEEYKDEINLGESVVKVLKGIYDPEIPVDIYELGLIYDVMINEDNDVKVLMTLTSPNCPVAETLPREVEEKVKSLDAVKSCEVEITFDPPWSKDLMSEEAKLELGML; encoded by the coding sequence ATGGAAGAATATAAAGACGAAATAAACCTAGGCGAATCAGTTGTAAAAGTTCTTAAAGGAATATACGACCCCGAAATCCCAGTCGATATTTACGAACTCGGATTAATCTACGACGTAATGATCAACGAAGACAATGATGTAAAAGTGTTAATGACTCTAACCTCACCCAATTGTCCTGTTGCTGAAACATTGCCAAGAGAAGTAGAAGAGAAAGTGAAATCACTCGATGCCGTAAAATCCTGCGAAGTAGAAATCACTTTCGATCCACCGTGGAGCAAAGATTTAATGAGCGAAGAAGCAAAATTAGAATTGGGGATGCTGTAA
- the hflX gene encoding GTPase HflX — protein sequence MLEKEKTNFEKTVVVGIVTKEQDESKLNEYLDELEFLTFTAGGEVIKRFWQRLEKAHPKTFVGTGKIEEIHKYIVENEVSTVIFDDELSPSQQKNITKILDCKVLDRTNLILDIFAQRAETSYARTQVELAQCQYLLPRLSGMWTHLERQRGGIGMRGPGETEIETDRRIVRDRIALLKDKIKTIDKQMSVQRGNRGSLVRVALVGYTNVGKSTLMNAVGKSDVFVENKLFATLDTTVRKVVIKNLPFLLSDTVGFIRKLPTQLVESFKSTLDEVREADLLLHVVDISHPDFEHHIASVNQILQDIKSADKHTIMVFNKIDAYKPAQFDEDDLMIEKTSKHYSLEEWKATWMSNVGEERALFISATNKENFEEFREKVYEAVREIHVTRFPYNKFLYPDYKDAVDEE from the coding sequence ATGCTAGAAAAAGAAAAAACAAATTTTGAAAAGACAGTTGTAGTAGGAATTGTTACGAAAGAACAAGATGAGTCTAAATTGAATGAATATTTAGATGAATTAGAGTTTTTAACGTTTACTGCCGGCGGTGAAGTGATTAAACGTTTTTGGCAACGACTTGAAAAAGCACATCCTAAAACCTTCGTTGGAACAGGAAAAATTGAAGAAATTCATAAATATATTGTTGAAAACGAAGTTTCTACCGTGATTTTTGATGATGAACTCTCGCCTTCTCAACAAAAAAATATTACCAAAATTTTAGATTGTAAGGTGTTGGACCGAACCAACCTGATTTTGGACATTTTTGCTCAACGTGCCGAAACGTCGTATGCCAGAACTCAAGTTGAGTTAGCTCAGTGTCAGTATTTGTTACCGAGATTATCGGGAATGTGGACGCACTTGGAACGTCAGCGAGGTGGAATTGGAATGCGTGGTCCGGGTGAAACGGAAATTGAAACGGATAGACGAATTGTCCGTGATCGAATTGCTTTGTTGAAAGATAAAATTAAAACGATTGACAAACAAATGTCGGTGCAACGCGGAAATCGTGGTTCGTTGGTTCGTGTTGCTTTGGTGGGATATACCAATGTGGGAAAATCGACATTGATGAATGCTGTTGGAAAAAGCGATGTTTTTGTAGAGAATAAATTGTTTGCGACATTAGACACAACGGTTCGAAAAGTGGTAATTAAGAATTTACCATTTTTGCTTTCGGATACGGTTGGTTTTATTCGAAAATTGCCGACTCAGTTGGTAGAATCGTTTAAAAGTACGCTGGATGAAGTTCGCGAAGCCGATTTACTACTTCACGTTGTTGATATTTCGCATCCGGATTTTGAACATCACATTGCTTCAGTAAATCAGATTTTGCAGGATATTAAAAGTGCCGATAAGCATACGATTATGGTTTTTAATAAGATTGATGCCTACAAACCTGCTCAATTTGATGAAGATGATTTGATGATTGAAAAAACATCAAAACATTATTCATTGGAAGAATGGAAAGCCACTTGGATGAGTAATGTGGGTGAAGAGCGTGCATTGTTTATTTCGGCTACGAACAAGGAGAATTTTGAAGAATTTAGAGAAAAAGTCTATGAAGCCGTAAGGGAAATTCACGTGACTCGTTTTCCGTATAATAAATTTTTGTATCCGGATTATAAGGATGCTGTGGATGAGGAATAG
- a CDS encoding aminotransferase class V-fold PLP-dependent enzyme yields the protein MINIQKIRADFPILSQKVNGKPLVYFDNAATSQKPIQVIEAEANYYKEINANIHRGVHTLSQLATDAYEASRLKIQQHINAKFSHEVLFTSGTTHGINLVANGFASFLKPGDEVMVSALEHHSNIVPWQMLCEKTGAKLVVIPMNENGELIQSEYERLLSDKTKIVTVNHISNALGTINPIKWMIEKAHEVGAAVLIDGAQATPHLKPNVQDLDCDFYVFSGHKICGPTGTGILYGKEAWLNKLPPYQGGGEMIATVSFEKTTYAELPHKFEAGTPNIAGGIVLGTAIDYLNEIGFDNIATYEHELLEYGTSRLLEIEGLKIYGTSNQKTSVISFNIDGIHPYDIGTIIDKLGIAVRTGHHCAQPIMDFYKIPGTLRASFAFYNTKEEIDALVEAVKRAKLMLS from the coding sequence ATGATAAACATCCAAAAAATCAGAGCCGATTTCCCGATACTTTCCCAAAAAGTAAACGGAAAACCGCTTGTTTATTTCGATAATGCCGCCACTTCGCAAAAACCAATTCAAGTTATTGAAGCCGAAGCGAATTATTATAAAGAAATTAATGCCAACATTCATCGTGGTGTTCACACATTAAGTCAATTGGCCACAGATGCGTATGAAGCTTCACGGTTGAAAATTCAACAGCACATTAATGCAAAATTTAGTCACGAAGTCCTTTTTACTTCCGGAACTACTCACGGAATTAATTTGGTTGCCAACGGATTTGCAAGTTTTCTTAAACCAGGCGATGAGGTCATGGTTTCTGCATTAGAACACCACAGCAACATCGTTCCCTGGCAAATGTTATGCGAAAAAACCGGAGCGAAATTGGTTGTCATTCCGATGAATGAAAACGGCGAATTAATTCAATCTGAATACGAACGATTACTTTCAGATAAAACCAAAATTGTAACCGTAAATCATATTTCCAATGCGTTGGGAACCATCAATCCAATCAAATGGATGATTGAAAAAGCCCACGAAGTTGGAGCAGCGGTTTTAATCGATGGAGCACAAGCAACTCCGCATCTAAAACCTAATGTTCAAGACTTGGATTGTGATTTTTATGTGTTTTCCGGCCACAAAATCTGCGGACCAACCGGAACCGGAATTTTATATGGCAAAGAAGCTTGGTTAAACAAATTACCTCCCTATCAAGGCGGAGGCGAAATGATTGCGACCGTTTCTTTTGAAAAAACAACGTATGCCGAATTACCCCATAAATTCGAAGCCGGAACACCAAACATTGCGGGCGGAATTGTGCTGGGAACGGCCATCGATTATCTCAATGAAATTGGATTTGACAACATTGCGACGTACGAACATGAGTTATTAGAATACGGAACCAGCCGATTACTAGAAATTGAAGGATTAAAAATTTATGGCACATCCAATCAAAAAACTTCCGTAATTTCGTTTAATATTGATGGCATTCATCCGTATGACATTGGTACGATAATTGACAAGTTAGGAATAGCGGTTCGCACCGGACATCATTGTGCCCAACCAATTATGGATTTTTATAAAATTCCCGGAACGTTGAGAGCTTCGTTTGCTTTTTACAATACCAAAGAAGAAATCGATGCGTTGGTAGAAGCCGTTAAAAGAGCAAAACTAATGTTGTCTTAA
- a CDS encoding ATP-binding protein: MVFNKNIVFIGGIHGVGKGTICKEISNESGLTHLTASQVLKWNEISKSDNKLVDNISTTQERLILGLKNLIEKDKQYLLDGHFCLLNSKGIPSKIEEETFDYINPRIVAIVIDDVEKVAERLEKRDKRKYDSKILNELQEMEIEYAKYLSNKYSVPYIEIWNSNYKSLLNII; the protein is encoded by the coding sequence ATGGTTTTTAACAAAAATATTGTTTTTATTGGAGGAATTCACGGAGTCGGAAAAGGTACAATTTGTAAAGAAATTTCAAACGAATCTGGACTAACCCATCTTACAGCAAGTCAAGTTTTAAAATGGAATGAAATTAGTAAATCTGATAATAAATTAGTTGATAATATTTCTACGACGCAAGAAAGATTGATTTTAGGCTTAAAAAATCTTATTGAAAAAGATAAACAATATTTACTTGATGGACATTTTTGTTTGTTGAATTCAAAAGGAATTCCAAGTAAAATTGAAGAGGAAACATTTGACTATATTAATCCAAGAATTGTTGCAATCGTAATTGATGATGTTGAAAAAGTTGCAGAAAGATTGGAAAAAAGAGATAAAAGAAAATATGATTCTAAAATCTTAAATGAATTGCAAGAAATGGAAATTGAGTATGCAAAGTATCTTTCAAACAAATATTCTGTTCCATATATTGAAATATGGAATAGTAATTATAAAAGCCTTTTAAACATTATTTAA